From Bacillus rossius redtenbacheri isolate Brsri chromosome 16, Brsri_v3, whole genome shotgun sequence, a single genomic window includes:
- the LOC134540218 gene encoding nucleolin-like: MVATPKLMQEAGSAKKKRSMVLGADSPAVSKKKGLNSSNGQVATPKQVLGQRQKGKMPQSATKGTPGSKKKQVQPESEDDDDDDDDEEDDDEVEEVAIPFGAKQAAQQEDSDDDDEEEDDDDDEEDDEEEQPSKAAKKPAKRAAQPTEDDDDEEDDDDEDDDEEDDDDDEEDDEEESAQPAKKKQKGLDGSVQSVKADSSPEPKTIFKFKMFINNIGVSVAEDTLRSALEKLSPLKDLIVLDRFKDTRQSWSAIAAVDNEEQQKKLLALHQDKLGGERRIVVTFYEERERSVGGFRGGRGGGGFRGGFGGRGGGGGGGGGGRGFRGGRGGDRGGRGGDRGGRGWRGGNRGGWRGGRGGSD; this comes from the exons ATGGTGGCGACGCCCAAGCTGATGCAGGAGGCAGGCAGTGCCAAGAAGAAGCGCTCCATGGTCCTGGGGGCAGACAGCCCTGCCGTCAGCAAGAAGAAGGGTCTCAACTCCAGCAACGGCCAGGTGGCAACGCCCAAGCAAGTACTGGGGCAGCGGCAGAAGGGGAAGATGCCCCAGAGCGCTACCAAGGGCACCCCCGGCTCCAAAAAG AAACAGGTTCAGCCTGAGAGCGAAGATGACgacgacgatgatgatgatgaggaaGATGACGATGAAGTGGAGGAAGTAGCAATCCCGTTTGGAGCGAAGCAAGCTGCGCAGCAGGAAGACAGTGATGACGATGACGAGGaggaagatgatgatgatgacgaggAAGATGATGAGGAGGAACAACCTTCTAAGGCTGCCAAGAAGCCTGCCAAAAGGGCAGCACAGCCTACAGAGGATGACGACGATGAGGAAGATGACGATGATGAGGACGATGACGAGGaagatgatgacgatgatgaagAAGATGATGAGGAAGAAAGTGCACAGCCTGCAAAGAAGAAACAAAAGGGACTAGATGGTTCAGTACAGTCCGTGAAGGCTGATAGCAGTCCGGAGCCAAAGACAATCTTTAAGTTCAAGATGTTCATCAACAACATCGGTGTCAG CGTGGCGGAGGACACCCTGAGGAGTGCCCTGGAGAAGCTGTCGCCCCTGAAGGACCTCATCGTGCTGGACAGGTTCAAGGACACGAGGCAGTCCTGGTCCGCCATCGCCGCCGTGGACAACGAGGAGCAGCAGAAG AAGCTGCTGGCGCTGCACCAGGACAAGCTGGGCGGCGAGCGCCGCATCGTGGTGACGTTCTACGAGGAGCGCGAGCGCAGCGTGGGCGGCTTCAGGGGCGGCCGGGGGGGCGGTGGCTTCAGGGGGGGCTTCGGCGGGCGGGGAGGGGGCGGCGGTGGTGGTGGCGGCGGGCGAGGCTTCAGGGGCGGTCGGGGTGGAGACCGCGGCGGGCGGGGGGGTGACAGGGGCGGCCGGGGGTGGCGTGGGGGCAACAGGGGCGGCTGGAGGGGCGGGCGGGGCGGCAGTGACTAG